TAGTTTTAAAAGAAAAAAGTGATTATCATAACGTGGTACAGGAGATAAAAAAGATTAGTAGTAACGTAGAATTATCACACAAAGATACTATACTTTCTCTTTCATATAATCAAAATTCTAAAAACGCTCTGTATCATGATATAATGCTTGAATCAATAGCTAATGTACAGCGGCGTTTGGATAAAATGGGCACTAAAGAAATAAGTGTACAAAGACAAGGGCAGGACAAAATTTTAGTACAAGTACCAGGTACAAATGATACAGAACAGATAAGATCAATGCTGGGGAAAACTGCAAAACTTACTTTTCATCTGCTAGATAACAATGTAAAAAAAATAGAAGATATAAATATGGTTACTACTTTTCTACTAAATGATGAGTATGGTAATTTATATCCAATATTACGCAAAATTGAAATTAGTGGTAATTCATTGGCAAACGCAACTGTAGGCTTTGATTCTATCGGTAAGCCAGTTGTAAACTTAAAATTTGATAACGTAGCTAGCAAGCAATTTGCCAAAATTACCAAAGAAAACGTCGGGAAACCATTTGCAATTGTTTTAGATAATACAGTGCTTACTACTCCAGTAATCAGGGAATCAATAACTGGTGGGCAGGCATCAGTAAGTGGTAACTTTACGCTAGATCAAGCCAACGAACTTGCAGTACTGCTCAAGTCAGGAGCGCTGCCAGTTCCATTAAGTATCATTGAGGAAAAAAGTATAGGACCAAGCCTTGGCTTAGAGTCAATTAAAAGAGGTGAGATAGCAGCACTAATTTCTGTTGCCTCTGTATCACTGTTTATAATAATATCTTACGGACTGCTTGGCATTTTAGCTTCCATAGCACTGTTTTTTAACGTAGTTTTTATTTTACTGATTTTAACTTTGCTTAAAGCCACTCTTACTTTGCCTGGAATTGCTGGTATTGCCTTAACTGTTGGCATGGCAGTTGATGCAAATATTTTAATATTTGAACGTATTAGAGAAGAAATTAAATTAGGAAAAAAGATAATTAGATCTATTGAAGAAGGGTTTAAAAATGCAATTAAAGCAATACTAGATTCTAACATCACAACACTTATTGCTGCAGGAATAATGTTTATGGTTGGTGATGGGCCAATCAAAGGTTTTGCTGTTACCCTATCAGTTGGGATATTATCCTCTATGTTCTCAGCAATTACGCTAACAAAACTACTGATAGACCTATGGGTCCAGTTTTATAAGCCCAAGGCTTTTAGTATTTAGTGTAGTTATTAATATCTTAACAATTATATTATATAATCAGTATAATAATTAATTAATGAGGGTGA
This sequence is a window from Candidatus Mesenet endosymbiont of Phosphuga atrata. Protein-coding genes within it:
- the secD gene encoding protein translocase subunit SecD yields the protein MSSALKIKAAFIFFISIVSLYLVLPNFIDSKLLVLKNKMNLGLDLKGGAYLLLQADFDFYVKEKLDSIASEIKEVLTKKKIKYDKLDYDNQVLTLVLKEKSDYHNVVQEIKKISSNVELSHKDTILSLSYNQNSKNALYHDIMLESIANVQRRLDKMGTKEISVQRQGQDKILVQVPGTNDTEQIRSMLGKTAKLTFHLLDNNVKKIEDINMVTTFLLNDEYGNLYPILRKIEISGNSLANATVGFDSIGKPVVNLKFDNVASKQFAKITKENVGKPFAIVLDNTVLTTPVIRESITGGQASVSGNFTLDQANELAVLLKSGALPVPLSIIEEKSIGPSLGLESIKRGEIAALISVASVSLFIIISYGLLGILASIALFFNVVFILLILTLLKATLTLPGIAGIALTVGMAVDANILIFERIREEIKLGKKIIRSIEEGFKNAIKAILDSNITTLIAAGIMFMVGDGPIKGFAVTLSVGILSSMFSAITLTKLLIDLWVQFYKPKAFSI